In the SAR86 cluster bacterium genome, GCAAGACCTTAGGTAGAGGTTTTGGGATGGCTTTGGCCACTTCTATTTTTTATGGGTATGGAGTTAACGAAGGATTCTTAGTCTTGATTTTATTGATGTCCTTAGCTTTCCTATTTCCGATTTTTTCAAAGGAGCTTTCCCATAAGGCTGGGCAGCAAGAGCAGTCCTATAAAGATCGACTTACACTTAATGAATTACTTAAAGGAGTTAACCAAAGCTTATTAAATAGAAGTGCATTTGCAGCAATAACATTTATGCTTTTCTCAAACATCGGATATGGAATATTTGATGTAATTTACAACGAATTCTATATTAAAGTTCTGGGTTGGACTGGAGAGGATATAGGCTCTTTGCGGCCCTATGGCATGTGGTTAGGAGGATTGATAGGTTTATCTGCAGGTTTATTAACTATCTATATTTCAAAAAGATTTCTTCTACTATTTTTTATTACCGGACAAGCTTTTATCTTTCTCGCGGTAAGTAGTTTTAGCACTGAGACTTCTGATCTGATTTCATCAATAGCTATCATAGGTGTAGATGCAGTTGACGCAGGATGGTCAGTTCTAATATTTTCTATTTTAATATATAAATGGAACTATTTAAATCTCGTCTTTTGAGTGAAGGCAGTATTTGGCATATAGGGAGTCTTAGCGCAGTCTATTTATCTCAAGGACTCTCTGGAGGCACTTTATTTGCCTTAACAACATATCTTGTATCTATCGGTGCTTCCGTAAAAGATATCTCATTATTGTTATCTATAACAATGGTTCCGTGGACACTAAAAGTATTTCTTGGGCCAATTATTGATTCATTTACTTTAAGTAGATTCGGTAGAAGA is a window encoding:
- a CDS encoding MFS transporter, which encodes MELFKSRLLSEGSIWHIGSLSAVYLSQGLSGGTLFALTTYLVSIGASVKDISLLLSITMVPWTLKVFLGPIIDSFTLSRFGRRRFWILISQVAMMLAVSPLIFIEVTQVNFILISLLTLHNTFVAISDIAIDALAADSLRKDQMANANGFMWGSKTLGRGFGMALATSIFYGYGVNEGFLVLILLMSLAFLFPIFSKELSHKAGQQEQSYKDRLTLNELLKGVNQSLLNRSAFAAITFMLFSNIGYGIFDVIYNEFYIKVLGWTGEDIGSLRPYGMWLGGLIGLSAGLLTIYISKRFLLLFFITGQAFIFLAVSSFSTETSDLISSIAIIGVDAVDAGWSVLIFSILIYKWNYLNLVF